A stretch of DNA from Pseudonocardia hierapolitana:
GAACAACTCAGGCCTACTGCGCGGCGCCCAGGCGGCTGTGGTCAGTCGAACCGCTCAACCGTGCTGTGAAACGGTGCCGCTTCCAAGCCGCGACACATCATGGTTCCCACATTCTGCCGTGATCTCGGCCGTCGCCTGAGCCGCGGCGAAGAAGTCGTCGGCCAGCGGCGAGGTGCGTGATGCCGCCACTGCGAGGCACACCTGGTCGGGCGCGAGTTCCGGGATGGGTGCGTAGCTGATGTCCGGACGCGAGTAGAACACGGTCTCCGAACGCCCCACGAACGAGATGCCCCGGCCGGCCGCGACGTGCTCGAGCTTCTCCTCCACCCCGCGCACCCGGAGCCCGGAGTCGGGGTGCGGGCGCCTGGTGGGCTGCGTGCTCGGGTCGGCATGCCAGACCAGCGGCTCACCGGCCAGGTCGGCCTCGGTGACCTCCTCCTTGCCCGCCAGCCGGTGGCCTGCGGGCAGCACCACCATGAGCGGCTCGGTGTACAGCGGAGTCACACGCAGACCGGTCTCGTCGATCGGCAGCCGCACATAGCCGACGTCGACGCGGCCGTCGAGCAGCATCGGGGCCTGGTCGTCCCATTCCA
This window harbors:
- a CDS encoding LysR family transcriptional regulator, which translates into the protein MDLDLRKLRYFVAVANRLHFGRAADELHIAQPALSRQIRALEQDLGASLFTRDRHAVALTDAGRQLLADAGPLLASADAVRRRVSVAARGSRRLVVGFRAGIPVIPAARAFEARHPDVVVDVQRMEWDDQAPMLLDGRVDVGYVRLPIDETGLRVTPLYTEPLMVVLPAGHRLAGKEEVTEADLAGEPLVWHADPSTQPTRRPHPDSGLRVRGVEEKLEHVAAGRGISFVGRSETVFYSRPDISYAPIPELAPDQVCLAVAASRTSPLADDFFAAAQATAEITAECGNHDVSRLGSGTVSQHG